From Dehalococcoidia bacterium, a single genomic window includes:
- a CDS encoding 2-oxoacid:acceptor oxidoreductase subunit alpha, whose translation MPRDDFVIRIGGDTALGGIISTGENFTLAAARFGFHTFTFRTYPAEIKGGHAWFQVRISHRPVISLGDGCDILVAFDQEAYELHREDLNPYGVLIYDSDLVHPQEDKGITLYGVPFQRLARQELEFVRGTNTLVQGLLAGLFGLPLVALEEIARQRYRRRPEILQKNIEALRFGYEYVKRLEKRDGFWLGAADRVARLVMSGNEAIVAGALHAGCRYFAGYPITPASDILEAMAAELPRLGGVCVQTEDEMAALASAIGASYAGVKAMTATSGPGLSLMTELLGLASMAEIPVVIVDAQRAGPSTGMPTKLEQADLFHALYGGHGDFPRIVVAPGSVADCLRMTVEAFNLAEKYQCPVILLSDQSLSHRTETLEMPDVAALPVVDRLRPEGLAPEQYKRYEDTESGVSPMAVPGLDRHTYVAPGLEHDEHGHPVLIPSVHVQMTHKRFRKLESCRREVDGPEFATRYGDDKATLGLISWGAVEGSVREAVERALAKGYRVAALHLRVLNPLPLETIRDFLRRVRKVMVLEVNYQGQLAHHLAAEVGIRPIRVNKIGGLPFTPGEVLAKIEEVVNHG comes from the coding sequence ATGCCCAGGGATGACTTTGTGATCCGCATCGGTGGCGATACAGCTCTGGGCGGCATCATTAGCACCGGCGAGAACTTCACTCTGGCGGCGGCGCGCTTCGGCTTCCACACCTTCACCTTTCGCACCTATCCGGCGGAGATCAAGGGCGGCCATGCCTGGTTCCAGGTGCGCATAAGCCATCGCCCCGTCATCTCCCTGGGGGACGGGTGCGACATCCTGGTGGCCTTCGACCAGGAGGCATACGAGCTCCACCGGGAGGACCTCAACCCATACGGCGTCCTCATCTACGACTCCGACCTGGTGCATCCCCAGGAGGACAAGGGGATCACCTTGTATGGGGTGCCGTTCCAAAGGCTGGCCCGCCAGGAGCTGGAGTTCGTGCGGGGCACCAACACCCTGGTGCAGGGGCTGTTGGCGGGCCTCTTCGGCCTGCCCCTGGTGGCTCTGGAGGAGATCGCTCGCCAGCGGTACCGCCGCCGCCCTGAGATCTTGCAAAAGAACATCGAGGCCTTGCGCTTCGGCTACGAGTACGTCAAGCGGCTGGAGAAGAGGGATGGCTTCTGGCTGGGGGCGGCGGACCGGGTGGCCCGCCTGGTCATGAGCGGCAACGAGGCCATCGTAGCTGGGGCGCTTCATGCTGGGTGTCGGTACTTCGCCGGTTATCCCATCACCCCTGCCTCGGACATCCTCGAGGCCATGGCTGCCGAGCTCCCTCGCCTGGGAGGTGTCTGTGTGCAGACGGAGGACGAGATGGCGGCCTTGGCATCGGCCATTGGCGCCTCTTATGCTGGCGTCAAGGCTATGACAGCCACCTCAGGCCCCGGTCTGAGCCTCATGACGGAGCTCCTAGGCCTGGCCTCCATGGCTGAGATCCCGGTGGTTATCGTGGATGCCCAGAGGGCAGGCCCCAGCACAGGCATGCCCACCAAGCTGGAGCAGGCCGACCTCTTCCATGCCCTCTACGGTGGACACGGCGACTTCCCGCGTATCGTGGTCGCCCCGGGCTCGGTGGCCGATTGCCTGCGCATGACGGTGGAAGCCTTCAACCTGGCGGAAAAGTACCAGTGCCCCGTCATCCTCCTCTCCGACCAGTCCCTCTCCCACCGCACCGAGACGTTGGAGATGCCGGACGTGGCGGCCCTGCCGGTGGTGGATCGCCTCCGCCCGGAGGGCCTTGCCCCTGAGCAGTACAAGCGGTATGAGGATACCGAGAGCGGCGTTTCGCCCATGGCTGTGCCAGGGCTGGACCGCCACACTTATGTGGCTCCTGGCCTGGAGCATGATGAGCATGGACACCCCGTCCTTATCCCCTCGGTGCATGTGCAGATGACCCACAAGCGGTTCCGCAAGCTGGAGAGCTGCCGACGGGAGGTCGACGGGCCCGAGTTCGCCACCCGATATGGGGACGACAAAGCTACTCTGGGCCTTATCAGCTGGGGAGCTGTGGAGGGTTCGGTGCGGGAAGCGGTGGAGAGGGCCCTGGCCAAGGGATATCGGGTGGCCGCCCTCCACCTGCGGGTCCTGAACCCCCTACCCCTTGAGACCATCCGGGACTTCTTGCGCCGGGTGCGCAAGGTGATGGTGTTGGAGGTCAATTACCAGGGCCAGCTGGCACATCACCTGGCAGCGGAGGTGGGCATAAGGCCTATCCGTGTAAACAAGATCGGTGGTTTGCCCTTCACCCCTGGTGAGGTGTTGGCCAAGATCGAGGAGGTCGTGAATCATGGCTGA